One window from the genome of Romeriopsis navalis LEGE 11480 encodes:
- a CDS encoding PhoH family protein: protein MGKVYVLDTNVLLHDPNAMLRFEDNDVVLPMTIIEELDRFKKQPETTGRNARQVSRMLDRLHNGGHLTSGVTLDNGGSLRVALCDRETLRGLPAELEGDRGDNEILAVALELRHECDCDVVLVSKDTNLRIKADALGLSAEDYETDKVDISDLYTGTSEVFADSEVFNALFKTGRAELTDQGLCPNQAVMLVDQSNPAHTALAMMDSLGQAVRPIIKLPHGGISRVSARNREQKFAFDLLLNDDIPLVTLVGKAGTGKTLLAIAAGLTKVADEHQYSRLLISRPVVPMGKDIGYLPGDVNEKLTPWMQPLYDNFDLIFGTQENQDKSGVWRRGHEELMEMGLLQIEALTYIRGRTLPKQFLIVDEAQNLTPHEVKTILTRAGEGTKIILTGDPDQIDNPYVDAASNGLTYIVERFKGEPLAGHMTFVKGERSALAERATQLL from the coding sequence ATGACCATCATTGAAGAGTTGGATCGGTTCAAAAAACAACCTGAAACCACAGGACGTAATGCCCGCCAAGTTTCCCGCATGCTCGATCGGTTGCACAATGGTGGCCATCTCACCTCCGGTGTCACCCTCGACAATGGTGGAAGTTTGCGGGTCGCGTTGTGCGATCGCGAGACCTTGCGAGGTTTGCCTGCTGAATTAGAGGGTGATCGCGGCGATAACGAAATTCTCGCGGTGGCCCTCGAGCTGCGACACGAATGTGATTGTGACGTGGTGTTGGTCAGTAAAGATACGAACCTGCGGATTAAGGCAGATGCCTTGGGCCTATCGGCAGAAGACTACGAAACCGATAAGGTGGATATTTCCGATCTCTATACCGGCACAAGTGAAGTGTTTGCCGATAGTGAGGTGTTCAATGCCTTGTTCAAAACCGGTCGGGCCGAACTTACCGATCAGGGGCTTTGCCCCAACCAAGCCGTGATGCTGGTTGATCAGTCAAATCCGGCCCATACGGCCTTGGCGATGATGGATAGTTTGGGCCAGGCGGTCCGACCGATCATCAAATTGCCCCATGGTGGAATCTCGCGGGTTTCGGCGCGTAACCGGGAACAAAAATTTGCCTTTGATTTACTGTTAAACGATGATATTCCCCTCGTGACCTTGGTGGGTAAGGCGGGTACGGGTAAAACGTTGCTGGCGATCGCTGCGGGTCTGACGAAAGTTGCGGACGAACACCAATATTCGCGGTTGCTGATTTCCCGACCCGTCGTGCCGATGGGCAAAGATATTGGCTATCTACCGGGTGACGTGAATGAGAAATTGACGCCCTGGATGCAACCGCTGTATGACAACTTTGATTTGATTTTTGGGACGCAGGAAAACCAAGACAAATCTGGGGTTTGGCGGCGGGGCCATGAAGAACTGATGGAAATGGGCCTGCTGCAAATTGAGGCATTGACCTACATTCGGGGGCGGACGTTGCCGAAGCAGTTCTTGATCGTCGATGAAGCCCAAAATCTGACGCCCCATGAGGTCAAGACTATCCTCACCCGTGCCGGGGAGGGGACCAAAATCATCCTCACCGGTGACCCGGACCAAATCGATAATCCCTATGTCGATGCAGCGAGCAATGGTTTGACCTATATCGTCGAGCGATTTAAAGGCGAACCATTAGCAGGCCATATGACCTTTGTGAAAGGTGAACGATCGGCCTTAGCAGAGCGAGCCACGCAGTTGTTGTAG